In Polynucleobacter ibericus, a genomic segment contains:
- the rpmJ gene encoding 50S ribosomal protein L36, with product MKVLASVKCICRNCKIIKRKRVVRVICSSDARHKQRQG from the coding sequence ATGAAAGTTTTAGCATCCGTTAAGTGTATTTGCAGAAATTGCAAGATCATTAAGCGCAAACGCGTTGTGCGCGTGATCTGTTCTTCAGACGCACGTCATAAGCAGCGTCAAGGCTGA
- the rpsK gene encoding 30S ribosomal protein S11: protein MAKQQSASAASQRARKKVKKNVADGIAHVHASFNNTIITITDRQGNALSWATSGGQGFKGSRKSTPFAAQVAAEVAGKTAIECGIKNLEVQIKGPGPGRESAVRALNSLGIKITEIQDVTPVPHNGCRPPKRRRI, encoded by the coding sequence ATGGCAAAACAACAATCCGCTTCCGCCGCTTCACAGCGCGCTCGTAAGAAGGTTAAAAAGAACGTTGCTGACGGTATTGCACACGTTCACGCTTCTTTTAACAACACCATTATTACGATCACTGATCGTCAAGGAAATGCGCTTTCATGGGCAACTTCTGGCGGCCAGGGTTTCAAAGGCTCACGTAAATCAACACCTTTTGCTGCTCAGGTAGCTGCAGAAGTTGCTGGTAAGACAGCCATTGAATGCGGTATCAAGAATTTGGAAGTTCAGATCAAGGGCCCAGGTCCAGGTCGTGAATCTGCAGTTCGTGCATTGAACTCATTGGGCATCAAGATCACTGAGATTCAAGACGTAACTCCAGTTCCACATAATGGTTGCCGTCCTCCAAAGCGTCGTCGTATCTAA
- the secY gene encoding preprotein translocase subunit SecY, which produces MALAPTNNTSTAATGGKFGELRQRLIFLVLALLVFRLGAHIPVPGIDPDQLAQLFSGQKDGILGMFNLFSGGALSRFTVFALGIMPYISASIIMQLMTIVVPSLESLKKEGQAGQRKITQYTRYGTVFLATFQALGISVALQAQPGLVINPGLMFELNTVVTLVTGTMFLMWLGEQITERGLGNGISIIIFGGIVSGLPNALASLLELVRTGSMNIISALLIVVICVAVTYFVVFVERGQRRILVNYAKRQVGNKIYGGQSSYFPLKLNMAGVIPPIFASSIILFPATIAGWFTSGEPTNMFSRIIKDLAATLAPGQPVYTILYAAAIIFFCFFYTALVFNSRDTAENLKKSGAFVPGIRPGDQTARYIDKILVRLTLAGAIYMVLVCLLPEFLVLKYNVPFYFGGTSLLIIVVVAMDFMAQVQSFVMQQQYGSLMKKANFKMGA; this is translated from the coding sequence ATGGCATTAGCACCTACCAATAACACAAGCACTGCAGCAACAGGTGGCAAGTTTGGCGAATTACGCCAGCGCTTGATTTTCCTGGTGTTGGCTTTGCTCGTGTTCCGTTTAGGTGCTCATATTCCGGTTCCTGGAATTGATCCAGACCAATTGGCACAGTTATTTTCTGGTCAAAAAGACGGTATTTTGGGAATGTTTAACTTGTTCTCAGGCGGCGCCTTATCGCGCTTCACCGTATTTGCTTTGGGAATCATGCCGTATATCTCTGCATCGATCATCATGCAGTTGATGACGATTGTCGTGCCTTCTTTGGAGTCTTTGAAAAAAGAAGGCCAAGCAGGTCAACGCAAGATTACTCAGTACACCCGCTATGGCACTGTGTTCTTGGCTACATTCCAGGCATTAGGTATTTCTGTTGCTTTGCAAGCTCAACCAGGTTTGGTTATTAATCCAGGTTTGATGTTTGAATTGAACACAGTCGTGACTTTGGTAACTGGCACGATGTTCTTAATGTGGCTTGGTGAGCAAATTACTGAGCGTGGTTTGGGTAACGGTATCTCCATCATTATTTTCGGCGGCATTGTTTCTGGTTTACCAAATGCATTGGCTAGCTTGTTAGAGTTGGTGCGTACCGGCTCAATGAATATTATTTCTGCACTGCTGATCGTCGTAATTTGCGTGGCAGTAACTTATTTTGTGGTGTTTGTAGAGCGCGGTCAGCGTCGAATTTTGGTTAACTACGCTAAGCGTCAAGTTGGCAACAAGATCTACGGTGGCCAATCTTCTTACTTCCCATTGAAGTTGAATATGGCAGGTGTTATTCCTCCAATTTTTGCTTCATCTATCATTTTGTTCCCTGCAACAATTGCTGGCTGGTTTACATCAGGCGAGCCAACCAATATGTTCAGCAGAATTATCAAAGATTTGGCCGCTACTTTGGCACCAGGCCAACCGGTTTACACGATTTTGTATGCAGCTGCGATTATTTTCTTCTGCTTCTTCTATACCGCTTTGGTATTTAACAGCCGCGATACAGCTGAGAACCTAAAGAAAAGTGGTGCATTTGTTCCGGGTATTCGTCCAGGCGATCAAACAGCGCGTTACATCGACAAGATCTTGGTTCGTTTGACATTAGCCGGTGCAATTTATATGGTTCTGGTTTGTTTGTTGCCAGAATTCTTAGTACTCAAGTACAACGTGCCGTTTTATTTTGGCGGCACTTCATTGTTAATTATTGTGGTTGTTGCAATGGATTTCATGGCTCAAGTTCAGTCATTCGTAATGCAACAGCAGTATGGCTCTTTGATGAAGAAAGCCAACTTTAAGATGGGCGCTTAA
- the infA gene encoding translation initiation factor IF-1 produces MSKDDVIQMAGEVVENLPNAMFRVKLENGHVVLGHISGKMRMHYIRILPGDKVTVEMTPYDLTRARIIFRAK; encoded by the coding sequence ATGTCTAAAGACGATGTAATTCAGATGGCGGGAGAAGTTGTAGAGAATTTGCCAAACGCGATGTTTCGCGTGAAGCTTGAAAACGGACATGTGGTTCTAGGGCACATTTCCGGAAAGATGCGGATGCATTACATCCGTATTTTGCCGGGAGACAAGGTGACGGTGGAGATGACTCCTTACGACCTGACGCGCGCCAGAATCATTTTCCGTGCGAAGTAA
- the rplQ gene encoding 50S ribosomal protein L17, translated as MRHGNGLRKLNRTSSHRLAMLRNMSNSLLEHEVIKTTLPKAKELRMVVEPLITLGKKDNLANRRLAFNRTRDRDIVAKLFTELGPRYATRPGGYLRILKFGFRHGDNAPMALVELVDRPEVEETAVVAEEA; from the coding sequence ATGCGTCACGGAAACGGCTTACGCAAACTAAACAGAACATCATCACATCGCCTAGCGATGCTGCGCAACATGTCTAATTCACTTTTGGAGCACGAAGTCATTAAAACGACTTTGCCAAAAGCAAAAGAATTGCGCATGGTTGTTGAGCCTCTAATTACCTTGGGTAAAAAAGATAACTTAGCAAATCGTCGCTTAGCATTCAATCGCACACGTGATCGCGATATCGTAGCCAAGCTCTTTACAGAGCTCGGCCCACGTTACGCAACACGTCCAGGTGGCTACCTTCGCATTTTGAAGTTTGGCTTCCGTCATGGCGACAATGCTCCAATGGCTTTGGTTGAGTTGGTAGATCGCCCAGAAGTTGAAGAAACAGCAGTTGTAGCTGAAGAGGCTTAA
- the rpsH gene encoding 30S ribosomal protein S8, which yields MSISDPIADMLTRIRNAQAVQKPVVLMPSSKVKVAIAKVLQDEGYIESFEIKGEAAKPVLHIDLKYYAGRPVIERIDRVSTPSLRIYKGRHDIPEVMNGLGIAIISTPQGVMTDRKARATGVGGEVICYVA from the coding sequence ATGAGTATCAGCGATCCAATCGCCGACATGTTGACAAGGATCCGCAATGCGCAAGCAGTGCAGAAACCCGTAGTCTTGATGCCGTCGTCAAAAGTTAAAGTAGCCATCGCAAAAGTATTGCAAGATGAAGGCTATATCGAAAGTTTTGAAATCAAAGGTGAAGCAGCTAAGCCAGTGCTACACATCGATCTCAAATACTATGCAGGCCGTCCTGTTATTGAGCGTATTGACCGTGTATCAACACCAAGTCTGCGTATCTATAAAGGCCGCCATGACATTCCAGAGGTAATGAATGGCTTGGGCATTGCAATTATTTCAACCCCTCAAGGCGTAATGACAGACCGTAAAGCACGTGCAACAGGCGTGGGCGGCGAAGTTATTTGCTACGTAGCTTAA
- a CDS encoding DNA-directed RNA polymerase subunit alpha, whose amino-acid sequence MQTNLLKPKIISVEALTANQAKVVMEPFERGYGHTLGNALRRVLLSSMVGYAPTEVAIAGVVHEYSTLDGVQEDVVNLLLNLKGIVFKLQSRDEVTINLRKEGPGVVTAKDIDLPHDVEIMNPDHVIAHLSAGGKLDMQIKVEKGRGYVPGNVRQYSDEATKIIGRIVLDASFSPVSRVSYAVESARVEQRTDLDRLVMTIETNGVLSPEEAIRQAASILVDQLVVFAALESSEVSGDLAPSRSSMVDPMLMRPVDDLELTVRSANCLKAENIYYIGDLIQRTENELLKTPNLGRKSLNEIKDVLAARGLSLGMKLESWPPANLEK is encoded by the coding sequence ATGCAAACAAATTTGCTCAAGCCAAAGATTATTTCTGTTGAAGCGCTTACCGCCAACCAAGCTAAGGTTGTTATGGAGCCGTTCGAGCGTGGCTATGGCCACACACTCGGAAATGCATTACGTCGTGTACTGTTGTCCTCGATGGTTGGTTATGCACCAACTGAAGTAGCTATTGCTGGTGTTGTTCATGAGTACTCCACATTAGATGGAGTTCAAGAGGACGTAGTTAACCTCTTGTTGAACCTCAAAGGTATCGTATTTAAGTTGCAGTCACGTGATGAAGTTACTATCAATTTGCGTAAAGAAGGCCCAGGCGTCGTTACAGCAAAAGATATCGACTTGCCGCATGATGTAGAAATCATGAACCCTGACCATGTGATCGCTCACTTGTCAGCTGGTGGTAAGTTAGATATGCAGATCAAGGTTGAAAAAGGCCGTGGTTATGTACCAGGTAACGTACGTCAGTACAGCGACGAAGCAACTAAGATCATTGGCCGTATTGTGTTGGATGCTTCATTCAGCCCGGTAAGCCGTGTAAGCTATGCTGTTGAGTCTGCTCGTGTTGAGCAACGTACCGACCTCGATCGTTTAGTAATGACTATCGAAACAAACGGTGTGTTGTCTCCTGAAGAAGCCATTCGTCAAGCAGCTAGCATCTTGGTTGATCAATTAGTTGTATTCGCGGCCCTCGAAAGCAGCGAAGTTTCTGGTGATTTAGCACCAAGCCGTTCATCAATGGTTGATCCAATGTTGATGCGTCCGGTTGATGATCTCGAGCTCACAGTTCGCTCTGCAAACTGCTTGAAGGCTGAGAATATTTACTACATCGGTGACTTGATTCAACGTACAGAGAATGAATTGTTGAAGACGCCTAATCTAGGTCGCAAATCTTTGAATGAAATTAAAGATGTTTTAGCGGCTCGTGGCTTAAGTCTTGGCATGAAACTCGAAAGCTGGCCTCCAGCTAACCTCGAGAAATAA
- the rpsD gene encoding 30S ribosomal protein S4, whose protein sequence is MARYLGPKAKLARREGTDLFLKSARRALSDKCKLDTKPGQHGRTSGSRTSDYGNQLREKQKVKRIYGVLERQFRRYFAEAERRKGNTGETLLQLLESRLDNVVYRMGFGSTRAEARQLVSHCAILLNGSPVNIPSIQVKPGDVVAIREKAKKQARITESLNLVGQMAAVTWVSVDAAKLEGTFKQVPDREDISGEINESLIVELYSR, encoded by the coding sequence GTGGCACGTTACTTAGGGCCTAAGGCCAAATTAGCACGTCGGGAAGGTACCGACTTATTTTTAAAGAGCGCACGTCGCGCCCTGTCAGACAAGTGCAAGTTAGATACTAAGCCTGGTCAACATGGCCGTACATCTGGCTCAAGAACATCTGATTACGGTAATCAATTGCGTGAAAAGCAAAAGGTTAAGCGTATTTATGGCGTACTAGAGCGTCAATTCCGTCGTTACTTCGCAGAAGCCGAGCGTCGTAAGGGCAATACTGGTGAAACATTGCTCCAGTTGCTGGAGTCACGTTTAGACAACGTGGTTTATCGCATGGGCTTTGGTTCAACACGCGCTGAAGCACGTCAGTTGGTTTCCCACTGCGCAATTTTGCTCAATGGTAGCCCTGTCAATATTCCATCAATTCAGGTTAAACCTGGTGATGTTGTTGCAATTCGTGAAAAAGCGAAAAAGCAAGCGCGTATTACAGAATCACTCAATTTGGTTGGACAAATGGCAGCTGTTACTTGGGTTTCAGTTGACGCAGCCAAGCTCGAGGGAACGTTTAAGCAAGTGCCTGACCGCGAAGATATTAGCGGTGAAATTAATGAAAGTTTGATCGTCGAATTGTATTCACGCTAA
- the rpsM gene encoding 30S ribosomal protein S13 yields MARIAGVNIPNHQHTVIGLTAIFGIGTTRARKICETTGVAIDKKVKDLTDGDLEKLRDEVGKFITEGDLRREVTMSIKRLMDLGCYRGVRHRKGLPVRGQRTKTNARTRKGPRKSGVQLKK; encoded by the coding sequence ATGGCACGTATCGCTGGGGTAAACATCCCAAATCATCAACATACTGTTATCGGTTTAACAGCAATTTTTGGCATTGGCACAACTCGTGCACGCAAAATTTGTGAAACCACAGGTGTTGCAATCGACAAAAAAGTTAAAGACCTTACTGACGGTGACTTGGAAAAGTTGCGTGATGAAGTAGGTAAATTCATTACTGAAGGTGACCTTCGTCGTGAAGTAACTATGAGCATCAAGCGTTTGATGGACTTAGGTTGCTACCGCGGTGTTCGTCATCGTAAGGGCTTGCCTGTACGTGGTCAACGTACTAAGACTAACGCGCGTACCCGTAAGGGCCCACGTAAGTCTGGCGTGCAACTGAAGAAATAA
- the rpsN gene encoding 30S ribosomal protein S14: MAKLSLIERENKRAKTVEKYAVKRAELKAIIADQSRSDEERYEARLKLQALPRNASPIRQRNRCSLTGRPRGTFRKFGLARSKIREIAFRGEIPGLTKASW, from the coding sequence GTGGCAAAACTATCCCTGATTGAGCGCGAGAATAAGCGCGCAAAAACTGTAGAGAAGTACGCTGTAAAGCGTGCCGAACTCAAAGCGATCATTGCTGATCAATCACGCAGCGATGAAGAGCGCTATGAAGCTCGCTTGAAGCTACAGGCACTTCCACGTAACGCAAGCCCGATTCGTCAAAGAAATCGTTGTTCATTAACCGGTCGCCCACGTGGCACATTCCGTAAATTCGGTTTGGCTCGTAGCAAGATTCGTGAAATCGCCTTCCGTGGCGAAATCCCCGGTTTAACCAAGGCCAGCTGGTAA
- the cutA gene encoding divalent-cation tolerance protein CutA gives MPQNPQDNLDAMLVVVTSLPNAETAKGLARALVEKNLAACVQLTEGIQSIYRWEGKICEEQEVLLSAKTAGSKWLEISAFIKGAHPYDVPEILAFTPTQYDEQYGKWVQSEVNSKL, from the coding sequence ATGCCTCAAAACCCTCAAGACAATTTGGATGCCATGCTGGTGGTGGTAACAAGTCTGCCAAATGCAGAGACTGCTAAAGGTTTGGCTCGAGCCCTAGTGGAGAAGAATCTGGCTGCTTGTGTACAACTTACCGAGGGCATTCAATCAATTTATCGCTGGGAAGGCAAGATTTGCGAAGAGCAAGAAGTGCTGCTGTCCGCAAAGACGGCTGGGTCAAAGTGGCTTGAAATCTCTGCTTTTATTAAAGGCGCCCATCCTTATGATGTGCCAGAGATTTTGGCTTTCACGCCCACTCAATATGATGAGCAGTACGGCAAATGGGTACAGTCTGAGGTAAATTCGAAGTTATGA
- the rplF gene encoding 50S ribosomal protein L6 produces the protein MSRVGKSPITVPKGAEISINGANITVKGPLGTLTHNLHPSVGLKQEDGVLTVVLNNDSPEAGAQSGTARALVNNMVVGVTAGFERKLSLVGVGYRAAAQGETLKLQLGFSHDIIYNLPKGVKAETPTQTEIIIKGSNKQQVGQVAAEVRAYRSPEPYKGKGVRYVDEVVHLKETKKK, from the coding sequence ATGTCCCGCGTAGGTAAATCACCAATTACAGTTCCTAAAGGCGCTGAAATCAGCATCAATGGTGCGAACATTACTGTTAAAGGCCCATTGGGCACATTGACACATAACTTGCATCCTTCTGTTGGTTTGAAACAAGAAGATGGCGTACTGACTGTCGTTTTAAATAACGATTCACCAGAAGCTGGTGCTCAGTCAGGTACAGCGCGTGCTTTAGTTAACAACATGGTTGTTGGCGTAACTGCTGGCTTTGAGCGCAAGCTCAGCTTGGTAGGCGTTGGTTACCGTGCTGCTGCTCAAGGCGAAACATTGAAATTGCAGTTAGGTTTCTCACACGACATTATTTACAACCTGCCAAAGGGTGTGAAGGCTGAGACTCCAACTCAAACTGAAATCATTATCAAAGGTTCCAACAAGCAGCAAGTTGGCCAGGTCGCAGCTGAAGTTCGCGCATACCGTTCACCAGAGCCATATAAAGGCAAGGGTGTTCGCTACGTGGATGAGGTTGTGCATCTGAAAGAAACTAAGAAGAAGTAA
- the rplE gene encoding 50S ribosomal protein L5, with protein sequence MSTRFQEHYQAKVVADLIAKFGYKSVMEVPRITKVTLNMGLGDAVNDKKIIENAVGDLTKVAGQKPVVTKAKKAIAGFKIRQGYPIGAMVTLRGARMYEFLDRFVTVALPRVRDFRGISGKAFDGRGNYNIGVKEQIIFPEIEYDKIDALRGLNISITTTAKTDEEAKALLAAFKFPFRN encoded by the coding sequence ATGAGCACACGTTTTCAAGAACACTATCAAGCTAAAGTAGTTGCAGATTTGATCGCCAAATTTGGTTACAAGTCTGTAATGGAAGTTCCACGTATCACTAAGGTTACCCTCAATATGGGCTTGGGCGATGCAGTGAACGACAAGAAAATTATCGAAAATGCAGTAGGCGATTTAACTAAAGTTGCAGGCCAAAAGCCAGTGGTAACTAAAGCTAAAAAAGCGATTGCAGGATTCAAGATTCGTCAAGGTTACCCAATCGGTGCCATGGTGACATTGCGTGGCGCACGCATGTACGAATTCTTGGACCGTTTTGTTACTGTTGCATTGCCACGCGTACGCGACTTCCGCGGTATCTCTGGTAAGGCATTTGACGGCCGTGGTAACTACAACATCGGCGTGAAAGAACAGATTATTTTCCCTGAAATCGAATACGACAAGATTGATGCCCTCCGTGGTCTCAATATCAGTATTACGACGACTGCTAAAACCGACGAAGAAGCAAAAGCTTTGTTGGCGGCATTCAAATTCCCTTTCCGCAATTAA
- the dsbD gene encoding protein-disulfide reductase DsbD, which yields MKLRSFLAKIFALLLLLSAQVFAAQDFLPPEKAFRVEATWLENSNQIEVEFLPAKGYYIYQESLKFQASANAEKLVNIKPALPAGIEKFDETFQKKLQVYKQPFMVLLDAKPSAGKPMHVEVTLQGCAEAGICYPPMILKFLLAGPGVKAAPMPEVLDGAQIQASPKNTAFSLSDLWRERDDVNAIGRFLEGTSTAYLFLAFFVLGLALAFTPCVLPMLPILSSVIFGTQGGKAISKGRASILAFAYVLGMALVYALAGVLMAALGGSVQRALQSPFALATFALLLLALSGSLFGLYDLRLPQSWHQQVDKLAGRQKGGSLLGAFALGGISTLVASPCITAPLAGVLAFIAQTGSMSLGAGLLFVMALGMGLPLLFIAIEARILIPSTGIWMVWLQRTLGVLLVATAAWIASPLLQKNDASGAAKTINGQSIHQVSDLTFIVIQSPTELDMQLIKAKEQKKLVLLDFYADWCISCKEMEVNTFANPEVSKELKQFVLLQADVTANSPENQALLKRFGLFGPPGILIFNQNSEEQKEQRVIGYMPPQRFIERLKNVLKN from the coding sequence ATGAAATTACGTTCTTTCTTGGCCAAAATTTTTGCACTTTTACTGCTTCTCTCTGCGCAAGTTTTTGCCGCACAAGATTTCTTGCCGCCAGAAAAAGCATTTCGGGTGGAGGCTACTTGGCTTGAGAACTCTAATCAAATCGAAGTGGAGTTTTTGCCCGCCAAGGGCTATTACATCTACCAAGAATCACTCAAATTTCAGGCAAGTGCGAATGCTGAGAAATTAGTCAATATCAAGCCAGCATTGCCTGCCGGTATTGAAAAGTTTGATGAAACTTTCCAGAAAAAATTGCAGGTATATAAGCAGCCATTTATGGTGTTGCTGGACGCCAAACCCAGTGCTGGTAAGCCTATGCATGTAGAGGTTACTTTGCAGGGGTGTGCGGAAGCTGGTATTTGTTATCCGCCGATGATCCTCAAGTTTTTGCTAGCTGGTCCAGGTGTTAAGGCTGCTCCAATGCCAGAGGTTTTGGATGGCGCTCAAATACAAGCATCTCCTAAAAATACTGCATTTAGTCTTTCGGATTTATGGCGGGAACGCGATGACGTTAACGCTATCGGTCGTTTTTTAGAGGGCACCTCAACCGCTTATTTATTCCTAGCTTTCTTTGTTTTAGGTCTAGCTTTGGCATTCACGCCTTGCGTTCTGCCCATGTTGCCGATTCTATCGAGCGTTATCTTTGGAACTCAAGGTGGTAAAGCCATCTCAAAGGGTCGTGCAAGCATCTTAGCGTTCGCTTATGTATTGGGTATGGCCTTGGTCTATGCCTTAGCTGGTGTATTGATGGCAGCGCTAGGGGGTAGCGTGCAACGGGCTTTGCAAAGTCCCTTTGCTCTGGCTACTTTTGCCTTATTGCTCCTCGCTCTTTCAGGCAGTTTGTTTGGTCTCTATGACCTCCGTCTTCCGCAATCTTGGCATCAACAGGTGGATAAGTTAGCTGGGCGCCAAAAAGGCGGCAGTCTGTTGGGCGCTTTTGCTTTGGGCGGCATTTCTACTTTGGTAGCCAGCCCTTGTATTACCGCGCCCTTAGCGGGCGTATTAGCCTTTATTGCGCAAACAGGGTCTATGAGCCTAGGCGCAGGTCTTCTCTTCGTAATGGCCCTGGGAATGGGCCTGCCATTGCTCTTTATTGCTATCGAAGCCCGGATTTTGATTCCATCCACTGGTATATGGATGGTTTGGCTACAGCGTACCTTGGGGGTTCTACTGGTGGCTACTGCAGCTTGGATTGCTTCACCATTACTACAAAAAAATGACGCGTCTGGTGCAGCAAAGACAATTAATGGTCAGAGTATTCATCAGGTCAGCGATTTAACTTTTATAGTGATTCAATCCCCAACTGAATTAGATATGCAGCTAATCAAAGCGAAGGAGCAGAAGAAGTTAGTGCTGCTCGATTTCTATGCTGACTGGTGTATTAGTTGCAAAGAAATGGAAGTCAATACGTTTGCTAATCCAGAAGTGAGCAAGGAACTTAAGCAGTTTGTCTTACTGCAAGCAGACGTTACCGCAAATAGCCCTGAGAACCAAGCATTACTGAAGCGCTTTGGTTTATTTGGCCCGCCGGGTATTTTGATCTTTAATCAAAATTCGGA
- the rpmD gene encoding 50S ribosomal protein L30: protein MTTSNSKVKLQLVRSLIGTRESHRATVRGLGLRRINSVSELEDTPAVRGMINKVSYLVKVVG, encoded by the coding sequence ATGACAACATCTAACTCCAAAGTCAAACTGCAATTAGTACGCAGCTTGATCGGTACACGCGAAAGCCACCGTGCAACTGTACGAGGCTTAGGCCTTCGTCGCATCAATTCAGTTTCTGAATTGGAAGACACTCCAGCTGTTCGCGGCATGATTAATAAAGTTTCTTATCTAGTTAAAGTCGTTGGCTAA
- the rplO gene encoding 50S ribosomal protein L15, producing the protein MQLNTIKPAEGSKKNRRRVGRGIGSGLGKTAGRGHKGQKSRSGGFHKVGFEGGQMPMYRRLPKRGFVSLTRRHVGQITLNDLAKINLPEVDLLVLRAHGFAGEQINAVKVIKTGELKIAVTLKGITATAGAKAAIEAAGGKLVELV; encoded by the coding sequence ATGCAACTCAACACAATTAAACCTGCAGAAGGCTCCAAGAAAAACCGTCGTCGCGTTGGTCGCGGCATTGGTTCTGGTCTTGGCAAAACTGCTGGCCGTGGTCACAAAGGTCAAAAATCCCGTTCCGGTGGTTTCCATAAGGTCGGATTTGAAGGCGGTCAGATGCCTATGTATCGTCGTTTGCCAAAACGTGGTTTCGTGTCCTTGACACGTCGTCATGTCGGTCAAATTACTTTGAATGACTTAGCAAAAATCAATTTGCCAGAAGTGGACTTATTGGTATTGAGAGCTCATGGCTTTGCTGGTGAGCAAATCAATGCAGTGAAGGTTATCAAGACTGGTGAACTCAAGATTGCTGTAACCCTCAAAGGCATTACAGCAACTGCCGGCGCTAAAGCAGCTATTGAAGCTGCCGGCGGCAAATTGGTTGAATTGGTTTAA
- the rpsE gene encoding 30S ribosomal protein S5: MAKMQTKMQNEERDDGLREKMIAVNRVTKVVKGGRILGFAALTVVGDGDGRIGMGKGKSKEVPVAVQKAMDEARRKMIKVTLRKGTLQHTVTGQHGASRVLISPAKDGTGIIAGGPMRAIFDVMGVTNVVAKSLGSTNPYNLVRATIDGLSKMSTPAEIAAKRGKSVEEILG, from the coding sequence ATGGCAAAAATGCAAACTAAGATGCAAAACGAAGAGCGTGATGATGGTCTTCGCGAGAAGATGATCGCTGTTAATCGTGTAACTAAAGTGGTTAAGGGTGGTCGTATTCTCGGCTTCGCTGCACTCACTGTAGTTGGCGATGGCGATGGCCGCATCGGCATGGGTAAAGGCAAATCAAAAGAAGTTCCAGTTGCTGTTCAAAAGGCAATGGACGAAGCACGTCGCAAGATGATCAAAGTTACTTTGCGTAAAGGTACTTTGCAGCACACCGTTACTGGTCAGCATGGCGCGTCACGGGTTTTGATTTCTCCAGCTAAAGACGGTACTGGAATTATTGCCGGCGGCCCAATGCGCGCAATTTTCGATGTAATGGGTGTAACTAACGTGGTTGCTAAGTCACTTGGCTCTACAAACCCATACAACTTGGTTCGTGCAACCATTGATGGTTTGAGCAAGATGAGTACTCCTGCTGAGATTGCTGCTAAGCGCGGTAAGTCAGTTGAAGAGATTCTCGGCTAA
- the rplR gene encoding 50S ribosomal protein L18, which yields MNKDESRQRRARQTRIRIAEALANRLTVIRSNTHISAQVYSPCGTKVVAAASTMEKDLRQAIKNGGNAEAAKQIGKLVAERAVKAGVVDVAFDRSGHRYHGRIKALAEAAREAGLKF from the coding sequence ATGAATAAAGACGAATCCAGACAAAGACGCGCTAGGCAGACTCGTATTCGCATTGCCGAGGCATTGGCAAATCGCTTAACAGTTATCCGTAGCAATACTCATATTTCTGCACAGGTTTATAGCCCATGCGGAACCAAAGTTGTAGCAGCTGCTTCAACAATGGAAAAAGATTTGCGCCAAGCGATCAAAAACGGCGGCAACGCTGAAGCGGCAAAACAAATCGGCAAGTTAGTTGCTGAGCGTGCTGTTAAAGCAGGCGTTGTTGATGTTGCGTTTGATCGTTCCGGTCATCGTTACCACGGCCGTATTAAGGCCTTAGCTGAAGCTGCGCGTGAAGCCGGCCTGAAGTTCTAA